GATCAACGATGTTCGCGAGGATAACGATCCGACAATGAGTGGCCTGCCAAAGCAGTGTCCGGATTGTAGCCTCAGTTGGGGCACGTGGCACGGCCCCGACCTCGAATCCGGCTACGAGAAAGTCGGGGCGAACGCCTGGCGCTGTAGCGGCTGTGGCACCGTTATCGGCGGCAACGATCCCGACAACTACTGGATCGGCTGAGACCGGCGTTCTCACGCGGCCACGGGAAGGGGCTTCGCCGGTCGATACTATCGATAGCGGATCCGGGCGCTTTTCCCGCCAGCACGCCGAGAAACAGTATGCTCACGTTCGTCGGGCTCGGGCTCTACGACGAGCGCTCGATCACGCTCGCCGGCCGGGACGCCATCGCCAACGCTGACCGTATCTTTGCGGAGTTTTACACCAGTCGCCTCGTCGACGCGACCGTCGCTGACCTCGAAGTGTTCCACGATGTCGACATCGAGGTTCGCGACCGAGCGGGCGTCGAGCAAGCGCCGGACCCGATTCTCGACGCTGCAGCAGCAGGCGACGCGGTCTTCCTGACGGCCGGGGATACGATGATCTCGACGACGCACGTCGACCTCCGCCTGCGGGCCGAACAGCGAGGCATCGAGACCCGCCTCATCCACGGGACGACTGCCCAGGCGGCCGCCAGTTCGCTGACTGGCTTGCAAAACTACCGGTTTGGCAAGGCAACGACCCTCCCCTTCGAGCGCTCACACGGCGGCGACGGGGTGCCAGCGAGCGTTATCGAGACGATCGAAGCAAACGCCGAGCGTGATCTGCACACGCTGGTCTTTCTGGACATCGACGTCGACGACGACCGAGAGGCCTACATGGCCGGTGACACCGCTGGCGAACTGCTCGCCGAACACTGGCGTCCAGATGCCCTCGGGGTCGTCGTCGCTCGGGCCGGGAGTCCCGATCCCGTCGTCCGGGCCGACCGCCTCGACGCACTCGCTGAGATGGACTTTGGCGAGCCGCTTCACTTGCTTTTGCTCCCGAGTTCACTCCACTACATCGAGCGGGATGCACTGGCGACGATCGCCGACGCTCCCGAGTCACTGCTCGAAGACTCCCTCGCCGAGTGAATCGGCTATTCAGTCGTTTCGACGCCCAGTGCCCCTTTGAGGTCGTACTCGCGGCGGGTGAGGAGGTACATTCCCTCCTCGACGACGCGGAGGACGTCCGGTACCCAGCGGACGACGAGCCACGTGATGGCGAGGAGCGCGATCACGGAGCCAAACTGGGCGATGATGCGATCACCGATGAAGTACGACACCAGATACGGATCGGTCGCGGAGAACAGCGACAGGATCACGTCGGGGAAGATGTGGAGCCGCTGGTTGCCCATCGTGTAGGCGATAAAGACGTTCCGAACGATGTTGAGGACGTAGATGACGCCGATCGAAGCCGCAAGTGCCGTGGCTTTTTTCCGAAGTGTGCCCCGGACCGCACCGATCAGACCGACGAAAATGGACATACTACCGATGCCAGTACAGGCCATCCGGATCGTGTACGTGACTGCATGCCCGTCGGGCGCATAGAGGAACGTGTTCCGATACGGGAAGTTCTTGTCCGGGAGCGTGCTCTCGGTGCCCAGCGTCGACCCGCCGGGGAGTTCGAGACCAGCCGGGAGTGCCGGATACCAGTCTCCGAGTTGATAGTTGTTCCCCAGCAGCGACAGGACGAAATCGGTGTGAGCAGTCGTCAGCTCGATCAGTGGCCGGCGGACGAACGCCAGTGCCGACAACGGGAGGAAGAACACCCAGGCAAAGGTCACGGCTCGTGAGACAACCAGCAGACGATGGCGCCCGTCGACGATCAAGTAGGCGACGTACAGCGAGAGCGGGATACCGATGATGACGCCGGCGCTCTCGGTGATCGACTTCTGAGCGAATACGAAGTAGTGGACGTACGCGAGCCAGTACCCGGAGAGGACCACCCACCCGGCAGCGTAGACGCGAGCGCCCAACTCCTCGTCGTACCGTTCGAGGAGAGTCCCGGCGAGGAACACCCCGAGCACGAGCCAGGCGATCGAACCCGCATAGCCGTGTAGCGCCGCCAGGGCGTCGATGATCGGCTCTACCATTGAGTCTGTCTATCCTTTCGTCAGTCCGAATAAAGGGCTTGTCGTTGTCGACTGCTCGGCGATTGCTGTCGGACCGACGTACCCCACACGAGATCAGTCCACACCGGCCGATCACCCGGCGACGATGCGGATATCCTGCTCCAGCCGATCGCCGATCAAAGCGAGGTTGTAGGTCATATCGGGTTCGCCATCGCCGATTTGTTCATCTCCGCCGGGTGCCCGAATATCGTAGGTGTCGGTCAGAGACCAGGAGACGGTCTCACCAGCCGGGATCGACTTGCTGATCCCTGCCACGGGCATGGACACGATCCCGCCGCCAGTTCGGTTGAGTGCCGCCACGAACCGCCCCGGTCGGTCGCTCTCGTTTGTCACGGTGAACTCGATGGGCGGCTGGTCGCCCACAGTAACGGTGTCGGGGGCCGACCACTCGACGGATAGCGATGGGGCCTGTGAGGAAAGGCGTTGGCGGATGTCAGCCCCTGGTTGCCACTCGCCGCCGGGCCAGACCAGCGTTGGATCGCTTGCATCGTCGAGGTCGGGGAGTTCGAAGAGAACCCAGCCAGAGCCGCGTTCGGCATCGTAGCACTTCTCGCTGTGGTTGTACGCCCGCCAGAGCCCAAGCGTGTGCTCGGACGGCCGGAGCGCGTGGCGCTCGCCCCCGAGGCGAAATGTCAGATCGTCCCGTGCCGGCGCTTTCCCTGCCGCCACCTCGATCCAGAGATAGAGGTACTGTGTTTCTTCGCCGCCGGTCACTGTGAGGCTATCTGGCGTCCCCATCTCCACGACGGCCGGCTGGAGACGCTCGATAGAGACTGACAACTGAGAACTCTCTCCAATCGTGGTGGTCTCCGTCGGTGTCTCCGTGTTCGTCTCGGTCGGCGTGGTCGTCCCAATTACGGTCGATGTGTTCGTGTCTGTTGGTGTCGATGGCTCTGTTTCGGTCTGGTCGTCACCGCTGGTCCCGGAGTTGTCGAGACAGCCGGCGAGACCGGCGAGAGCGAGTCCGCCGAGTGTCAGAAGCTCGCGTCGGTGCATAGCTGTCATTTGGAAATCTCGTGTAAAGGGGCTTGAGATGACTACAACAGGCGTTTGAGTTATCGGGAAGACCGTGGAGAGTAAAGGGTGGAAAAGTATACAGAGTAGTAACTACTACGGGTAATCATGACGACGTCTGTGAAGATCGCGACGAACACGAAGGACAAGCTCGAGCAGCTACAGGCCGAGATCAAGCTCGAAACGGGGCGGAAGGTGACCCAACAGGAGTTGCTCGATCGGCTCGTCAGACACGGGTTCGACTCGAAGGGGGCGCTGATCGAC
The sequence above is drawn from the Halorhabdus sp. CBA1104 genome and encodes:
- the dph5 gene encoding diphthine synthase, with the protein product MLTFVGLGLYDERSITLAGRDAIANADRIFAEFYTSRLVDATVADLEVFHDVDIEVRDRAGVEQAPDPILDAAAAGDAVFLTAGDTMISTTHVDLRLRAEQRGIETRLIHGTTAQAAASSLTGLQNYRFGKATTLPFERSHGGDGVPASVIETIEANAERDLHTLVFLDIDVDDDREAYMAGDTAGELLAEHWRPDALGVVVARAGSPDPVVRADRLDALAEMDFGEPLHLLLLPSSLHYIERDALATIADAPESLLEDSLAE
- the artA gene encoding archaeosortase A; amino-acid sequence: MVEPIIDALAALHGYAGSIAWLVLGVFLAGTLLERYDEELGARVYAAGWVVLSGYWLAYVHYFVFAQKSITESAGVIIGIPLSLYVAYLIVDGRHRLLVVSRAVTFAWVFFLPLSALAFVRRPLIELTTAHTDFVLSLLGNNYQLGDWYPALPAGLELPGGSTLGTESTLPDKNFPYRNTFLYAPDGHAVTYTIRMACTGIGSMSIFVGLIGAVRGTLRKKATALAASIGVIYVLNIVRNVFIAYTMGNQRLHIFPDVILSLFSATDPYLVSYFIGDRIIAQFGSVIALLAITWLVVRWVPDVLRVVEEGMYLLTRREYDLKGALGVETTE